One region of Streptomyces rishiriensis genomic DNA includes:
- a CDS encoding LCP family protein: MSPESTPEPGTPGEAGTTSGAPGSDGPRHRRQRGRRRGVLIAAWSAAGVLVLGGTGVGYLYFKLNGNIESVDIDQALGADRPTKVDNGSENILVLGSDTRSGANKKLGGGTDDGSARSDTAMIVHVYEGHKKASVVSIPRDTLIDRPACTDTSGTTHDAASDVMFNSAYSTGGAACAVKTVESISGVRMDHYLEVDFSGFEKLIDELGGVEVTTTKAIDDPDSHLDLEAGTHTLTGEQALGLVRTRHGVGDGSDLGRIQLQQAFIKALVNQVKHVGLFTSGTKLYDLADTATKAVTADSGLGSLNSLMSFANGLKGISAANMNMVTMPVRYDPANLNRVIVAKAKAEQVWTALKNDRPIPKAATEGTATGEAAGVVASS; the protein is encoded by the coding sequence ATGTCCCCCGAGAGCACGCCGGAGCCCGGTACCCCGGGTGAGGCCGGCACAACGAGCGGGGCGCCCGGCAGCGACGGCCCGCGCCACCGCAGGCAGCGTGGGCGACGCAGGGGCGTGCTGATCGCCGCGTGGAGCGCCGCGGGCGTCCTCGTGCTGGGCGGTACCGGCGTCGGCTACCTCTACTTCAAGCTCAACGGCAACATCGAGAGCGTCGACATCGACCAGGCGCTGGGCGCCGACCGGCCCACCAAGGTCGACAACGGCTCCGAGAACATCCTCGTGCTCGGCTCGGACACCCGCTCCGGCGCCAACAAGAAGCTCGGCGGCGGCACGGACGACGGCAGCGCCCGCTCCGACACCGCGATGATCGTCCACGTGTACGAGGGCCACAAGAAGGCCAGTGTGGTCTCCATACCGCGCGACACGCTGATAGACCGCCCCGCCTGCACCGACACGAGCGGTACCACGCACGACGCCGCGTCCGACGTGATGTTCAACTCGGCGTACTCGACCGGTGGCGCGGCCTGCGCCGTGAAGACGGTCGAGTCGATCAGCGGCGTCCGTATGGACCACTACCTGGAAGTCGACTTCTCCGGCTTCGAGAAGCTCATCGACGAACTCGGCGGCGTCGAGGTCACCACGACCAAGGCCATCGACGACCCCGACAGCCATCTGGACCTCGAGGCCGGCACGCACACGCTCACCGGCGAGCAGGCCCTCGGTCTGGTCCGCACCCGGCACGGCGTCGGCGACGGCTCCGACCTCGGCCGCATCCAGCTCCAGCAGGCCTTTATCAAGGCCCTGGTCAACCAGGTCAAGCACGTCGGCCTGTTTACCAGCGGCACCAAGCTGTACGACCTCGCCGACACCGCGACCAAGGCCGTCACGGCCGACTCCGGCCTCGGTTCGCTGAACTCCCTGATGTCCTTCGCGAACGGACTCAAGGGCATCAGCGCGGCCAACATGAACATGGTCACGATGCCGGTCCGGTACGACCCGGCCAACCTCAACCGGGTCATCGTCGCCAAAGCCAAGGCCGAACAGGTGTGGACGGCCCTGAAGAACGACCGGCCCATCCCGAAGGCCGCCACCGAAGGCACCGCCACGGGCGAGGCGGCGGGCGTCGTGGCGTCCTCGTGA
- the rpmE gene encoding 50S ribosomal protein L31, giving the protein MKRDIHPEYVETQVSCTCGASFTTRSTIESGSIRADVCSECHPFYTGKQKILDTGGRVARFEARFGKAPAGSKK; this is encoded by the coding sequence TTGAAGCGCGACATCCACCCCGAGTACGTCGAGACCCAGGTCAGCTGCACCTGTGGCGCCTCGTTCACCACCCGTAGCACGATCGAGAGCGGTTCCATCCGCGCCGACGTCTGCTCCGAGTGCCACCCGTTCTACACGGGCAAGCAGAAGATCCTCGACACCGGTGGCCGTGTGGCCCGCTTCGAGGCCCGCTTCGGCAAGGCGCCCGCCGGCTCCAAGAAGTAG